DNA sequence from the Leptospira limi genome:
TCAAAAATGGATTTGGTCGTAAACCAGCTGTGATCCGATCTGCTTTTGTAAAATCAATTTCAAACTTTGCAATTGCAACTTGTTTGTTATTTGCGAGTGCATACTGAATTGCTTGGTCAAAATTAAATTCTTTTTTTAGTTTATCATTTGCATAAAGAGGAAAACAAATTACAGATACAACCAACAATTGTACAAATCGATTTTTGATTTGATAAAATCTAATTTTTCGCATGAAGTAATTTTCTCTGTTCACTTAAATAACAAAGTAACGGGATTGTAAAATTTCCAATGACCAAAGTGAACAATAATCCACCTACAATCACTGTTGCCATAGGTCGTTGGATATCAGACCCAATTTCATTCGTAAGCATTGCAGGTAATAAACCAATGATTGCCGTTGTTAAAGTTAAAAATCTAGGTCGAAATTGAATTTCAGAAACGTGCGAAATTATTTCCTTTAAATCAGTTTCAGTTTTAATTTCTCTATTTTCTTTCGCATGGTTAAAATTTGAGACAAATAATACTCCACCCATAATGGAAATTCCAAATAACGAAATGAGACCAACACCAGACGATACGTTAAAGTGCATCCCACGTAAAAAAAGAAAAAAGAGACCTCCAAGTGCTGCAACTGGAATACTGGACATAACAAGTAAACTATCAGAGATATTGTGAAACATTAAATATAAGATAAAGAGTATAATAACAAACGTTAGAGGAACTGCAACCATAAGTCTCTTACTTGCACGAGTTAGGTTTTCGAATTGTCCTCCCCATTCAATTTCGACGTCGGCTGGTAATTTGATACGTTTTGCGACAATCTTTTTTGCTTCATTTACAAATCCACCTTGGTCTCTGCCTTCGATGTTGATCCAAACAGAAACCATTCGATTTCCATTTTTCCTGGCAATTTTGGCCGGCATTTCCTTCAATTCCAACTTGGCAACAGAAGACAGTGGGTATTTGCTTTCGTACTTACTTTTGATATTGATATTTCCAATCGAGTTAACAGATGTTCGATATTCTTCAGGATACCGAACTGTTATGTTATAAATATGATTGTCCAAATACAATTTACTGATTTCTTTACCACCAATCGCCATTTCTGTGATATCTTGGATGTCGGAAAAATTAATTCCCGCTCTTGCAGCCGCTTCTCTATCAATGGCGATACTTAGTTCTGTATTGGGACCTTCTTGTTCAATTCCAATGGCCGAAACACCTTCTAACTTTTCTAAGGCGGATTCAATTTCATTTGCTTTTTGCCATAATACGGCAACATCTCTACCAGAAAGTTGAACAGACAAATCAGCAGCCGAACCAGTGACTGCTTCTGCAACATTATCCAAAATTGGCTGTGAAAAGCTGAATTTTGCCCCAGGAACTAATTTTTCAAAACGTTCCTTTAAAACTTCTAACATTTCTGCTTTTGAATGAACCGTTTTCCACTTAGAATAATCTTCCAAAGTAATCAGTCCTTCAATTCGATTTGGACCAAAAGGATCCGTCCCATCATCATTCCTTCCTGATTGAGTGATTACAATTTTTACTTCTGGAAATTCGCTCACTGCTTCTCTTAATAAATTCGCAACGTTCGCCGTTTTATCCAAATGAATTCCAGTTGGCAATTTACATCTAAAATTAATGGCACCTTCATCCAATTCAGGTAAAAATTCAGTTCCCAATCCCATAAAAACTAAAATTACAAGTACGATCACAACAACATAAGTGCGGATTACTAATTTTTTGGAATGGTTGAGGAGATAATGAAGGAATTGAACGAAGTATGATCTTGCTTGCGATAATAAAAAAAATTCTTTTGTTTGGCGACGATTTTCGTCTTGGAAAAACTTTGAAAAAATAACAGGAAGGACTGTGAGTGAAAATAACAATGCCCCTATCAATGTAAAAGCCAAACCAAAGGCCATGGGTTTGAATAATTTACCTTCTACTCTTTCAAAAAGAAAAATCGGAAGGTAAGCACATAGGATAACAACAATTGAAAAGAATACTTCTTTTTCGGTGTGGTCAGAAGAACGAAGGATGATTTCATCCAATGGCAATTTTTTTTTCGAGACAGATGTAATCGCAATCGTCGTTATAATTCCTTCTATAATAACAATGGAACTATCAACAATAATACCAAAGTCAATTGCACCTAACGAAAGTAAATTTGCGGGTATTTCAATTAAATTCATTAAACAAAATGAAAATAATAATGAAAAAGGAATGGTTACGGCAACTGCCAGTGCAACTCGATAATTTCCAAGCAAAAAGATCAATACAATCATTACGATTGTAATCCCTTCCATCATCGTACGAACTACAGTTTTTAAAGTATTGGATACTAACTCTGCCCTATCATATAAAATTCGAATGCGGACACCTTTGTTTTTTAAAAAACCATCTAAACTAGAAAGTTTTTCTTTTACTAATTTTAATACTTCAGATGGGTTTTCTCCTTTACGCATCATGATGATGCCTTGGACTCCAGAATTGGTCTCAGTTCCAGATTGTAACCGATAACCGAGAATCCCTTTTGGAGGATGAGGGATCACTCTCACTTTTCCAATGTCTTTTACATAAATGGGAACATCTTTTTTTTCAGTGACGATAATGTTTTCTATATCTTTTTCGTTTTCGATTGCACCTAATGCGCGTACTGGTATAGCTTGGTTACCATGTTTAAATATATTTCCACCAGTATTTGCATTGTTTTCTTCAATTGCCAAAACAAGATCACGTAAAAAAACATTATATTTGTCTTGGTTGATGGGATTGATTTCAATTTGGTATTCTTTGATGTCACCACCAAAGGTAATCACATCTGCAACACCTTGGATTTGTTGGATTCGTGGAGCCAATTCCCAATCTTGGATACTTCTAAGTTCCATCGTAGGCATGCCATCAGCTTCCACTGCATAACGCAAGATTTCACCCACAGGAGAAGTTAATGGACCAAGTTCAGGAACTTCTGTTCCTTCTGGCAATTGGATTGATTTTAACCTTTCATTAACTTGGTTTCTCGCAAAATATTCATCAGTGTGGTCTTTAAAAGTTAACCGAATGACTGACAATCCAAAAATACTTTGTGAACGTGTTGTGGTAAGCCCAGGTATTCCAGTTAATGCTCGTTCTAAGGGAATTGTTACGAGTTTCTCCACTTCAGAAGAAGCTCTACCATCAAATTTTGTGATCACGATCACTTCTGTATCAGAAACATCAGGATAGGCATCTATCTTAAGATGTGTGACTGAATAGATTCCAAAAGCTGAAATCATTAAAAAACAAAATAATACTATCGGAGAGTTTTTCAGTGAAAAACGAATGAATCCCATTAGTAACCGAAACTGAGTCCTTTTAATAATGTAGAACCATGAGAAACAACACGATCATTGGTTTGCAAACCAGACAAGATTTGTGTGTATTCATCTGTTTCGATTCCTGTTTCCACTTGTACTCTTTGAAACGTATTCACATCGATTTGTTTGAAAAGATAACTTGTATCACCAATTAAAATGATAGATTCATTTGGAACAGACAATGCTTCCAGATTGTCCAATTCAATATGTCCATTTCCAAACATTCCAGGTTTAAATTGATTCCCTGGATTTTTTGTTATAATTAAAACTTTAACAGTGCGACTGACCGGATCAATGACATCAGAAATGGAATCAATTTTTGTTTCAAAACGATCTCCTGGAAATGCAGAAAACTTAATGAAAACTCTTGATTGTAATTTGACTCGATTTAATTTTGTTTCGGGGATGTCGCCTACAATCAGAATATAACCTGGTTTCAATTTATTTAACTTTTCGATAGGAATGCCTTGCATTCGTAATCGGTTTAAATTTTCATCCATGGATGCTACCATTTGTTGTAACTGAACATTTGCATCGTTCAATTCTTTGCCCGCAGCAGCTTGGTTTTCCACCAAGTATTTCAAACGTGAATAAGATTTTTTTGCACCAAATAGGGCTGCTTTACTTTTTAAGTATTCAGAATAGATTAACGACTGTTCTTCGGTCTCAAAATGATAGGAATAATTTGTTTCTTTGGAAGTAACACATACGACTGACACACGAACAGGAATCGAAAGTCCTGATCCTAAATTTCGATAAGCAACGTTTGCTATGGAGATTGTAGAGGGAAGTTCACCTTCTGATTTTTTAATGATGACTCCATCTTCTAAAGTATGGAATGTTGCAATTCGGGGACGATTCTCTTCCGATTTCTGATTGCAAGATACTAAACAAACAACCGTCAAAAAGAGAAAAAAGGATTTAGACATAAAACATCACTTTTTTCAAACTAGGAGTTTGAGAATTGAAATCAACTTGAAAAAGTATTTTTTTCGTAAACTCGAATCCAGTCATTAGGACTCATTTTAGAAACAAGTTCAGCAATGAGTTTCCAAGGGATGTCTTCTAATTTTTTGAACCGAATGCAACTTTTCCCCATATCCAATTTGGTTTTACAATGTTTAGGGTATTCCGATTGGAACCATTTTAAGAGAGTTGGATTCGCATAAATTCCCATATGATACAAAGCAAGTCCACTTTTTTGCACAGCAATGTGGAGAAACGGTAGAGCTAGTTCTGGGTTGGCATGGTAACCAGCAGGATAGGTTTTTTTAGGGACTACATACCCAATCATATTGTATTGGAAGGTCTCTTCAAATCCTTTTGGCAGATTTTTTTTTACGACACTTCGCAATTGGAGAAAGGATTCTTTTTTCCCTTCAGGTAATGACTCAATGTATTCTTCGATTGAATTTGGCATGGGTAAATCCTCCTTCTGATCTTTGTTTGTATCCAATCTTTTACGACTTATTTTTCCATTATGTTTGTCAGGGAAACAAATGAATTCCAAAACGACTTACTAGGATATGAAACAGATAAAATAAAACTATTGTGATTACTATACTGGAGGAAATGGAAACCCAAAATCCAAACATATGATTGAGTACTGGAAAAACCAGAAACATGGGCAACGTAGGAATCACAAACCAAAAAGTATAATAAGCGTGATTTGAAATTTTTTCAGTGGAGGCAGATTCAACATGCAACCAAATGAGTGTTAGAATCGTAACCAAAGGAAGGGAAGCAATCAAACTTCCCAACCGATCGTTCCGTTTGGCAATCTCGGAAATGATAACAACAAGTGCTGCTGTGATTGCATATTTAAAAATGATATAAACCATGATCTTACCTAATTTTGATTCGCATAACCATTGCGAGGCGCCCTAAATTTTCAACAACCCAGTGAATTGATCCATATCCATTTTCAAGACATAAAAAAACCCACCAAATGGTGGGCTTCATTTAGAGAAAGGTCTCTAGGTAAGAAAATAGAATTTCTTATTTAGAAACAACTTGGAAAGTCACACGACGGTTGATCGCGTCTTTTTCATCAAAACCAGAAATTGGTTTAGAAGAACCAGCAGCTTTTGTCACGATTCTTTCTGCAGGGATCCCTTGTTTCACGAGAGCTGCTTTTACAGCATCAGAACGGATTTGTGAGTAGTAACCGTTTCCTTTTTTAGCACCTTCCGCTTCTTCTGGACCAGATGCATCTGCGTGACCAGTGATTTCGATTGCATAACTGTCAGGAAGTTTTGCAAGAGCGTCTTTAATATAAGCAACATTGTCTTTTGCCCAAGTTTTGAAATCTTCTGCTTGGATGTCTGCTTGTTTGTAGCTAAAACCTCTGCGACGAACGCCATCTGGGTAACGGTAGTCTTTGAGTGCTACGTTGATTTCGTCCAAAAGAGCTCCATTGAGATCTCTGGAAGAAACTGCAGTTGTGTTGTCCGTAGTTGTGGACGTTGTTTCTTTTGGAGTTTCTTTTTCTTCAGAAGACGAACAGTTCGTGAATGAAATAGAAAGACCTACGAGGAGGATGAGGCTTAAAAAAAATCCTTTTTTCATCAGTTGACCTACCTTAATGTTTCCATAGTTTAGTTCTTTTCATTAGATAACAACCGAAAATGCAAATATTTGTAACTGTTTCCGAAGATTATGACCAAAGTCGCTTAGACGTTTTCCTAAAAGACAACGCTGGAGACGATCTTAGCCGTTCAACCGTTCAAAAATGGATCGATTCTGGCTTTGTAACCAACAAAACAAAGGACCAAGTTGTCCATAAAAACGGCTATAAGGTGACTTTAGGCGAAGAGTATGTGGTGGATGTCATTGCAAGACCACCTTCTCGATTGGAACCCATCCCGATGGATATCCCTGTTTTGTATGATGAAGAAGAGTTTATGGTGATCCATAAAAAAGCGGGGATCGCATGCCACAGTGGACCTGGTGATGATTCACCTTCTCTTGTGAATGGTCTCCTCCACCAATTTAAGAACTTATCTGGTACTGGTGGTGAACGCCGTCCAGGTATTGTCCATCGATTGGACAAACCAACAGAAGGGGTTCTCATCATTGCCAAAACAGACAGAGCCCATGCTGCCTTATCCAAACTCTTCCAAGATCGTCTTGTGGATAAAACGTACTATGCTTGGGTGTTACAAGCACCTGTGGAAGCCGAAGGCACAATCAGTATGCCGATTGGCCGCCACCCTGTTGAGCGAGTGAAGATGTGTGTCAGAGAAGATGGGCGAATGGCCATCACTCATTACAAAACTGAAAAAATTGTGCAAACACAAACAGGGCGAAAGTTTAGTTTGATGAAACTCGGTCTTGAGACAGGTCGGACCCACCAAATCCGTGTTCATATGGCAAAAATAGGATGCCCTGTGGTTGGGGACAGTTTGTACTCTAGGTCAGCAAAAGATTACACACAATACGGACTCCTTCTCTTTGCTAAAAAATTGGATTTCCCACATCCCTTTGTACCAGACAAACGGATTGTTGTGGAACTAGAGTTTCCAGAACGTTTTAAAATCTTTGAACGAAAATGCCCTAGTTACTAGGGAACATAGAACAAAATTGATTTTGAAATGAACTTTCGAGTCCTTAAACCAATCCTTTTCCTTTTGGTGCTCTTTGCCAGCTTTCATCTGTTCTACGATGTTGTGTATGAAAACCATTTGGGCGAAGGAACAGATAGTGATGTTTTATATCCCTATTTGTTTGCGCGGGATGTATGGGCTGGGGGTTTTACAGGCATTCGTGGTTGGAACCTTCCCCCGTGTACTTATCTTTTTCCAGAGATTCTCATCGCGATTTTGTTATTTCCTTTAGTACCTTCTGTGTATGGTTTCCATTTGGTTTTTGGATTTATTTCCTTTGTTTTGCCCTTTACCTTTGCCAAACAATTGGGAATGCCAAAACGATATTCCTATTTAGTGGCTCTTGGGTTTTTGGTCTTAGCAGGGTACGACCCCAATTTATTCGGGCAATTTTATTTGCCAGGGTTCCATGCCATGATCTTATTTTTTGCGACATGGACTTTGGTTTTATTGGAACAATGGAAACAAACAAAACCTAAAGTTTGGATACCATTTTTATTCCTCATGACAATGGTTTGGGTATCGGAGTATTGGTTTTTTGTCAACATCGCTCCCTTTTTGATTTGTTATGCTGTCCTTCATTTACGATGGAAAAGCATTGGACCATTAAGCATCAGTTTGGTGGGAATTTTGCTAGCAAAATCCATTGGGAAAGGACTTCGTTATTTCGGAATTGGAACCATCGACACGAACAATTTACAATTACTCTCCAAACTCAATTCTACCTTCCATTCCATTGTCTTAGACCCAAGTTTTGTTTGGCAAGGTCTTGTACAATCCGTTTCCAAACAACCTCTCCTCTCGGAATGGTTCCAATGGTATTTGGTGATCGGAATTTTTTACCTATTCATATCACTCGTAAGGAATCATAAGATGGATTTCCTACTTGATTTGATTTTGTTTTTATCTCCTTTCATCACTGTATTTTTTTTATTCCTCATCGAAACAGAACTTAACATACGTTATCTGTATTTTTTACCTTTTGGAATTTTATTTTTTAGCTCTCGGATTTTGGAACGGATTCCCTTATTCCGTTTTGGAATTCCCATTGTGTTGTCAGTTGCTTGTTTTTTGTTTTATCTCGGAAAACATTCAGAACTTGTCGCCAAAGTGAAAGAAGGTGAAGGAAAACGGAATCATCGAATGGAGTGTTTGTCAGAATTTGATCCTAAAATTCCAGGTGCCGCCACCTACTGGCCAATCAAATACGTTCATGCATTTTCCCATAACAAGTGGACTCTCGTTCCTTTCACAAAAGACGGTGTGTATTACCCTTGGATTGCCAATACTTCTTGGGATGGTGATTTCAAAAACAAAACTTTTGATTCGTTTCCTTGGGGTGTGACGGAATCCAAAGAAAATTTGAAAGACTGGAAGGATGTTACCATCACAAAGGAATGTGAAGGTTGGTATTTTTTTCGAAGAAATGAACACGCTACAAATTCTAAACCCAAGAATTCGATTGATTCTAGTTTTCCTTAGATCAGTTTGGGTCGTGTCATGATAGAATTTCTTTCCGATCCAGCACTTTGGCTTGCCCTACTCACCTTAACTTCTTTAGAAATTGTTTTGGGTATTGATAACATCATTTTCATTTCGATCCTTTCCGCCAGGTTACCCAAAACCAAACAAAAAAAAGCAAGGCAAATTGGCCTGATACTTGCGATGGGAACACGAATTTTGCTTTTATTTTCTCTATCGTTTATCATGAAACTCACCACTCCACTATTTACATTCGTTGAATATTCAATCAGTGGCAGAGACATCATACTCATCTTAGGTGGACTTTTTCTCATCGCAAAATCCACAACAGAAATCCATCACAAATTGGAAGGTGACTCAATTGTCGGTGATGATTCTAAAAAGCAAATTTCTTTCACCCAAGTGATCCTTCAAATTTTGATTTTGGATGTTGTTTTTTCATTGGATTCAGTGATCACCGCTGTTGGAATGACAGACCAACTGGGTGTGATGATCACAGCGGTGGTTTTATCTGTTGGATTTATGTTATTATCGAGTGGGAGTATCTCTGACTTTGTAGACAGACACCCTACCATCAAAATCCTTGCCCTTAGTTTTTTGATTTTAATTGGTGTAGCTCTGTTAGGCGAAGGATTGAGTTTCCATATTCCGAAAGGATATATCTATTTTGCGATGAGTTTTTCTGTGATCGTAGAATTTTTAAATATGAAACTACGTTCCAAGTCGGAAAAACCAATCACACTCAGAGGAAAATGAAGATGAAACGTAAAGAATTTATCAAACGAACTGCTCTTACAATTAGCATTGCACAACTTCCATTATTCGGAGAATCAAATGATGGAAAAGAGAAAGAAAGTATAACAAGTGAAGTCACATCTCCTTGGTTAGAAGCAGAAGATTTGGAAGATTACAAATCACTGGTTTCTGCATATCTAACAAAACCCACCGAATTAAAATTACAAGGGAATTGGTCAGTTGGTAAGATGTTTGCCCACTGCGCACAGAGTATTGAATTTTCAATGAAGGGATACCCGGAAATGAAATCTTCTCTCTTCCGAGGGTCCGTGGGAAAAATTGCTTTTTCTGTTTTTGCTTTTAAAAACAAAATGAACCATGGATTGGAAGAACCGATTCCTGGTGCTGAAGAAATTAATAATGCAACTGAAATCAAAGTAGGTGCCAAAAGATTGTTACAAGCAATTGAACTTTTTTCCAAAACACCAGAGTCATCTTTACGACCACATTTTGCGTATGGAGATCTTACGAAGGAAGAATATGACGTAGCCCATACTCTTCATATCAAAAATCACATGGAACGTTTGTTACACTAAAATCATTTCGATCTGTTGGCACAAATCGTCTGCTTTGTACATTTTCGATAAATAAGCAGATACAATTGTTTCTAAACCCTCTTCCTCAAGAAAGGAATTTCCGCCCGAAAGAGGTGCATCAGAACTTATCAGAATGATTGGAATTTTTTGATTTTGATTTCGTTTTCCTTCCCATTCATGAATCAAAGAAATTCCATTCATTCCTGGCATGTGTAAGTCAGTAATGATAAGTGAAGGAGTGATCCTTCCCAAATGAGAAAGAGCTTCTTCCCCATTGCCCGCTTCAATTACAATCCATTGGTTTCTTCGCATAACCTCTGCTAAATCGGATCTAAAATTACCTGAATCATCAACAAGTAAAACGGATTTGGTACTTTTTGATAACGAAATCTCAAATGAGGAACCTACGCCAAGAACTGATTTAATCCTCAGTTTTCCAAAATGTGCCTCTAAGATATTCATACACAATCGTAAGCCGAGACCAGTTCCACGTTCACCGGCTGTTCCTGGGGTACTTTTGATATTTTCTTCCCCAGTTAATTTATGAATTTGTTCCTCACTCATTCCAAGACCACGATCACGAATTTCAACAGAAAGCCATTTTCCTTTGAAAGAAACACCTAACCAAACTTCAGAATTGAGGTATGAATATTTAATAGAATTTGTTAGAATATTTTTAAACACTTCTCCAATCAAAATCCGATCGGCTATAATTTCTGCTTGGATGGGTGTATCTTTTTGGATTCGAATTCCTTTCAATGTTGCCAATGGTTCCACTGATTCAATGATTTCGTTTAACAACTCATTCACTGAAAACCGAGTTTGCATCAGTTTGGTTCCAAATGCATCAAATCGACTTACATCCAAAAGTTGTTCCAACATTTTTATAGATTGGGTCACACCAGTTTTACAAATTTCTAAAAATTTCTTTTTTTCCTCTTCTGATGTTTCACTAAAACTAAAATCGATCACATCTAAAATTTGGTTCACACTATTGAGCGGCGAACGTAGGTCATGTGAAATTAAGGAAACAAAATTAGCCTTCCATCGGTTTGCCTTTTCCAATTCAGCAGTTCGGGCTTTGACTTTTTTCTCAAGAGCTTCCTTTCTTTTGTATAGTTCTTTCGAGATAGACTCAGATCGTTTGTAAACACGAACGAGTCCAAATGTCACACCAAGTGTTTGTGGAATGATAAAAAAATACAAAGAAAATAATCCCATAGGTCTAAAACCAAAATTAGGATGGGAAATTAAAATGATATCAATGACACCACCTAATACTGCGAGAAACAAACTAAAAAAATACAATTTACTTTCTTTTCTTTGGAAATACAATGCAAGTGAAACTGAAAACAAGCCTAATAGAACAAAAATCGCCGATAGATACTCAAAATAATAACTGACTAAAGCTAAATGTTTTATAGGTGTTAAAATTGAGACCAATAGAAATGTAAGTGAGTATACTTTCAATAACACTAACATTTTTTTAAAGATACGCATTTGTGCTAAATTTAATAAAACACTCCCTCCAAAAAACAAAACGATTACAAAACCAATTCTTGAAAACCGAAACAAAGGGATACAGTAATCATCTGAAAAAAAGTTAAAGAGGATTCTTGTTTCTGTTAGTGTAGCACTAAGAATCAAAATTCCCAAATAAACAAATGACATTCGTAATGCATTTTTTTCTGATCGATTGATCAAATACACTAACGCATGATAAATGGAAAGGATTCCCATAAAAATTAAAATGATACAAGAAGCAGAATTGTAATTGTTCCAAACTTGGATTATGTTTTGTAATTTTCCAAATCGAATGATCCCATGAATCCCTGCAAATTTATGGGAGAAGTTGGATATATGGATCACCAAATCTACTTTTTCTTTACCATTTAATATAGGGACAATTTTGGTATGAAAGGATGGAACATGAGTTTCACTATTTTTTCCAATGGATCCATTTTCAGCGACCAATGACCCGTTTGCATATATTTTGTAAGCACTATGAAGTACGGGCACAAGAAGAGCGAATGGTTCTTGAGTGGTTTCTCCTTCGGGCAAAAGGATTGTCAATCGATAGGTAGCATAACCAAAACTTGGATAATCTTCCCCATCTTCATTGTGTTGGGAAAACCAAGGAACACCCACTTGCATAAAAGATCGATTGTTAGGAGAAGGAGAGTTTGGTTCTAAAAATTCATTCCAGTAAAATTCCCATTTCCCAATTAGGTTCACTGTGTCCGTTGCCAATTTCAGATTCCGGCCATCCAAAACACCATCTTTTGCAAGTAAGGTTGGGGAGAGTTCTAAGTGGCAGGAAGAGGTGAAGAGAAGGACCAATCCAAAAATTAAGGGATAACGACAAAATTTTACTGTGGCAGAAAAAGATTTTTGGATAGATGAGAAGGAGACTCTGAAAATCATAAGGTTGTGGAATCCGTTAAAATTGCCATCTTAGAAGACCATTCCGTTGTCACTGAAGGAATCATATCTATCCTGAAATCCAATCCTTTCTTTTCCCTTGCCGGAGAATTTCGAACGGCTGCGGATTTGTTTCAATTCATCGAATCAAATCCAATTGATTTGTTGGTTCTCGATATTGATCTTCCCGACCGTAATGGCATTGATGTTTTGCGAGAAATCAAAGAAAAACACCAACCCACCAAGGTAATTATCTTCTCATTACATGGCAGTCGAGTGTATGTGGAAGATGCTCTCAAATCCAAAGCTGACGGATACATGCTTAAGTCAGACCCCATTTCGCAACTCCCTGAAGTGATTCAACTTGTGATGAAAGGTGGATCTTTTGTATCGGATGGAGTGAGTAAAGTTCAACTTCCATTTTCACCATTCCAAATG
Encoded proteins:
- a CDS encoding ATP-binding response regulator, with the translated sequence MIFRVSFSSIQKSFSATVKFCRYPLIFGLVLLFTSSCHLELSPTLLAKDGVLDGRNLKLATDTVNLIGKWEFYWNEFLEPNSPSPNNRSFMQVGVPWFSQHNEDGEDYPSFGYATYRLTILLPEGETTQEPFALLVPVLHSAYKIYANGSLVAENGSIGKNSETHVPSFHTKIVPILNGKEKVDLVIHISNFSHKFAGIHGIIRFGKLQNIIQVWNNYNSASCIILIFMGILSIYHALVYLINRSEKNALRMSFVYLGILILSATLTETRILFNFFSDDYCIPLFRFSRIGFVIVLFFGGSVLLNLAQMRIFKKMLVLLKVYSLTFLLVSILTPIKHLALVSYYFEYLSAIFVLLGLFSVSLALYFQRKESKLYFFSLFLAVLGGVIDIILISHPNFGFRPMGLFSLYFFIIPQTLGVTFGLVRVYKRSESISKELYKRKEALEKKVKARTAELEKANRWKANFVSLISHDLRSPLNSVNQILDVIDFSFSETSEEEKKKFLEICKTGVTQSIKMLEQLLDVSRFDAFGTKLMQTRFSVNELLNEIIESVEPLATLKGIRIQKDTPIQAEIIADRILIGEVFKNILTNSIKYSYLNSEVWLGVSFKGKWLSVEIRDRGLGMSEEQIHKLTGEENIKSTPGTAGERGTGLGLRLCMNILEAHFGKLRIKSVLGVGSSFEISLSKSTKSVLLVDDSGNFRSDLAEVMRRNQWIVIEAGNGEEALSHLGRITPSLIITDLHMPGMNGISLIHEWEGKRNQNQKIPIILISSDAPLSGGNSFLEEEGLETIVSAYLSKMYKADDLCQQIEMILV
- a CDS encoding response regulator transcription factor is translated as MESVKIAILEDHSVVTEGIISILKSNPFFSLAGEFRTAADLFQFIESNPIDLLVLDIDLPDRNGIDVLREIKEKHQPTKVIIFSLHGSRVYVEDALKSKADGYMLKSDPISQLPEVIQLVMKGGSFVSDGVSKVQLPFSPFQMEILNLLVQGLSQNEVADRIQKSRKTVEYHLNQMRTKFSCKNNNELISKYEKEIQK